Part of the Vibrio sp. SCSIO 43137 genome, TTTAGTTTTACAGTCTACGTGCTTTCACTTAAATACGAATGTGCATGGTTTTATATGAATTTATGGAGCTAATGGCTGAGCTAGTATAGCTCCATATACTACTGCTAGAGACTAAACTTTGTTAGGGAGTATATTTCATATCCTATTGAGGTAGCCATGATTATGATAGATAATACTTTTTTGATTAGAATGTCTTTATTGTTCACAATACTCTTATTTAAGAAAAACTGATTGAATCTTTTCTGGGTATAATAAGACAGAAATAGTGCATAGCTGACTAAAGTCATACCAATAAGCCCAAC contains:
- a CDS encoding DUF202 domain-containing protein, with product MINKEPGLQVERTSLSWLRTYLVLLGSGILALKLYKQSQSVFVGLIGMTLVSYALFLSYYTQKRFNQFFLNKSIVNNKDILIKKVLSIIIMATSIGYEIYSLTKFSL